The Anaerolineae bacterium genome segment TCCCGCTGACGATCAGCCGGCCGCGCGGCGTGCGCTTGAAGAGCGCGTCGCCGGCGGCCCCACCCACGAAGTAGCCGGAGGCCAGCACCAGCACGGCGAACACCATGGTGCTGAAGACCTCCTGGGGTGAATAGCCGCGCTCCTTCTCCAGGTAGCGGAAGAACCAGTAGGTGATGACGTTCCAGGGGAAGACGCCGAAGAACCCCTGGATGAAAAGCAGGCGCAGGCTAGGTTTGCGAAAGAGATCTCGGGCGATCTTCCAGTCGAAGCGATAGGCGCGGATGTGCTCCAAGTCGGCCAGCTCCGGCTCGCTCCTGCCGCGCGGTGCCTCGCGCACGCCGAAGAAGATAACGAGGGAGAGCAGGATGCCGAGCGAACCGGTCATGTAAAACACTCCCCGCCAGCCGATACTGCCGCTGAGGAGCAGTCCCAGCGCCATACCGATCATATAGCCGAAAGGCATGGCCAGCTCCAGCAGGCCGTAGATTTTACCGCGCACCTTCGGGGGGAAATAATCGGAGATCAGGCTGTACAGGCCGGGATAGCTGGAGTCATCAATGCCGGTCGAGGCGCGGGTTACCAGGAAGACGCGAAAATTGGGCGCCACCGCGCTCAACCAGGTGGTGGCGCCCCAAATGAACGAGGCTAACGCCAGCAGTTTGGAGCGGGTGAAGCGGTCGTACAAATAGCCCCACACTGGGTACAGGATGGCGCCGACAATCAGGGCGCCGGTGAAGACGGCGCCCATCTGTGCCTCGTTGATGCCGAAGGTCTCCATGATGGGGGTGGTCAGCGGGCCGATGAGGAGCTTGTCGGTCTGGTGCAAGAGCATGAAGGCGAAGAAGACCGCTACCACGAACCAGCGATAGCGCCCGAGTGCCATGTGCATTCCTCCTGATGAATTGTGTTATGCGTACCAATCGGCCCGCGTTAAAGGCAGCCGGCTGTCCCCATCAGCATCCGGCTTGGAGAGCAGGGCTTGATAGACCTTCAGCCGGCCCACTTTGAACCCGTGCGCGGAACCCGACATGA includes the following:
- a CDS encoding MFS transporter: MHMALGRYRWFVVAVFFAFMLLHQTDKLLIGPLTTPIMETFGINEAQMGAVFTGALIVGAILYPVWGYLYDRFTRSKLLALASFIWGATTWLSAVAPNFRVFLVTRASTGIDDSSYPGLYSLISDYFPPKVRGKIYGLLELAMPFGYMIGMALGLLLSGSIGWRGVFYMTGSLGILLSLVIFFGVREAPRGRSEPELADLEHIRAYRFDWKIARDLFRKPSLRLLFIQGFFGVFPWNVITYWFFRYLEKERGYSPQEVFSTMVFAVLVLASGYFVGGAAGDALFKRTPRGRLIVSG